Part of the Halalkalibacter krulwichiae genome is shown below.
AAAAAGCGTCTTGAAGTAAACCAAGCGCAAGCAAAACCTCTTGTAGATTTCTATACTGAGAAAGGCTACTTGCGTACGATTAACGGTGATCAAGACATCAATAAAGTATACGAAGATATTGACCAGCTCCTGAAAGGACTTCCTGCATGATCATTTGTAAGACTGAACGAGAATTAGAAATCATGCGAGAAGCTGGAAGAATTGTTGCACTAACGCATCAGTCGTTAAAGGAACATATTCAGCCTGGCATATCAACTAAAGAATTGGATGAGATCGCTGAAAAGTTGATTAAGGCGCATGGAGCAACTCCCTCATTCAAAGGCTATAATGGGTTTACAGGTAGCATTTGTGCTTCAGTAAATGAGGAATTAGTGCATGGTATTCCTGGGAAGCGAGTGCTTAAAGACGGTGATATCATTAGTGTTGATATCGGTGCATACTACAATGGATATCATGGAGATTCAGCTTGGACGTACGCTGTCGGCAATATTTCCGAAGAGGATCAAGCACTACTTGATGCAACGGAAGCATCCCTTTTTAAAGGGTTAGAGTTTGCTAAGGCAGGAAATCGTTTATCAGATATCTCTCATGCCATCCAATCTTATGCAGAGCCACTTGGTTTTTCAATTGTTCGTGAGTATGTTGGTCATGGAGTTGGGCAAGACTTGCATGAGGACCCTCAAATTCCTCATTATGGTCCCCCAGGAAAAGGACCAAGGCTTAAACCTGGAATGGTGTTAGCAATTGAACCGATGATTAATGCAGGAACACGTTATGTACGTACACTTTCTGATGATTGGACAGTTGTTACAGTTGATGGAAAGAATTGTGCACACTTTGAGCACACAGTTGCTATTACAGAATCAGGTTATGAAATCTTAACAAAAGCTTAATTGTAGGTGATGATGACAATGCAAGACTCTGGTCCAACCCCGGAGATTGGTCAAATTGTTCAATGTACAAAAGGGCGTGATCAAGGTCAATATTTCGTTATTATTGAATTGATTGATGACCGTTTTGTCAGAATTGCTGATGGTGATAAACGTAAGATTGACCGAGCGAAGAAGAAGAACATGAATCATCTTGAGCTTGTTGATTACATTGCTGAGGAAGTAAAGAGCAGCTTTATAGAAACAGGACGTGTTACTAATGGAAAGCTACGTTATGCAATAACAAACTTTCTTGAAAAACACTCTAATTTACTGAAGGAAGGTGACTGAACCTATGGCTAAAGAAGATGTTATTGAGGTGGAAGGTACGGTAATAGAGCCACTTCCTAATGCAATGTTTCGTGTTGAACTAGAAAATGGTCATAAGATTTTAGCCCACGTTTCTGGAAAGATTCGTATGCACTTCATTCGAATTCTTCCAGGTGATAAGGTGACTGTTGAATTATCTCCTTATGATCTAACACGTGGACGAATCACATATCGATACAAATAATTCGTTGCGAGAGCGACTAGCAAAATAATATATTTGTTTTGCTTAAATCTGATTAATGACTAATCAGTGCACTCCGTACTATATAGGAGGTTTAAAAGATGAAGGTAAGACCATCAGTCAAGCCTATTTGTGAAAAGTGTAAAGTTATCCGTCGTAAGGGTACGGTAATGGTTATTTGTGAAAACCCTAAGCATAAGCAAAAACAAGGTTAATATATAAGGAGGTGCTGCACATGGCACGTGTCGCAGGCGTCGATATTCCACGTGACAAACGCGTAGTTATTGCACTAACGTATGTTTATGGAATCGGTAAAGCTAAATCTTCTGAGATTTTAGCGAAAGCAGGTGTATCTGAAGATACTCGCGTTCGTGATCTTACAGAAGAAGAATTAGGACGTATCCGTGAAGCGGTAGAAGGATTCACAGTTGAAGGTGATCTTCGTCGTGAAGTTTCACTTAACATCAAACGTCTTATTGAGATTGGTTCATATCGAGGTATTCGCCACCGTCGTGGTTTACCAGTTCGTGGACAAAATTCTAAAAACAATGCTCGTACGCGTAAAGGTCCTCGTCGTACAGTAGCAAACAAGAAAAAGTAGTAAAGGAGGTAATATAAATAATGGCTAAGAAAACGAATACTCGTCCAAAGCGTCGTCAACGTAAAAATGTTGAAACTGGTGTTGCTCATATCCGTTCAACGTTTAACAACACGATTGTGACGATTACAGATACGCATGGTAACGCAATTTCTTGGGCAAGTGCTGGTGGATTAGGATTCAAAGGTTCTCGTAAGTCTACTCCATTTGCTGCACAAATGGCTGCTGAAACAG
Proteins encoded:
- a CDS encoding KOW domain-containing RNA-binding protein, with the protein product MQDSGPTPEIGQIVQCTKGRDQGQYFVIIELIDDRFVRIADGDKRKIDRAKKKNMNHLELVDYIAEEVKSSFIETGRVTNGKLRYAITNFLEKHSNLLKEGD
- the map gene encoding type I methionyl aminopeptidase, which translates into the protein MIICKTERELEIMREAGRIVALTHQSLKEHIQPGISTKELDEIAEKLIKAHGATPSFKGYNGFTGSICASVNEELVHGIPGKRVLKDGDIISVDIGAYYNGYHGDSAWTYAVGNISEEDQALLDATEASLFKGLEFAKAGNRLSDISHAIQSYAEPLGFSIVREYVGHGVGQDLHEDPQIPHYGPPGKGPRLKPGMVLAIEPMINAGTRYVRTLSDDWTVVTVDGKNCAHFEHTVAITESGYEILTKA
- the rpmJ gene encoding 50S ribosomal protein L36; protein product: MKVRPSVKPICEKCKVIRRKGTVMVICENPKHKQKQG
- the rpsK gene encoding 30S ribosomal protein S11 produces the protein MAKKTNTRPKRRQRKNVETGVAHIRSTFNNTIVTITDTHGNAISWASAGGLGFKGSRKSTPFAAQMAAETAGKAAMEHGMKTVEVSVKGPGAGREAAIRSLQAVGLEVNMIKDVTPVPHNGCRPPKRRRV
- the rpsM gene encoding 30S ribosomal protein S13; translated protein: MARVAGVDIPRDKRVVIALTYVYGIGKAKSSEILAKAGVSEDTRVRDLTEEELGRIREAVEGFTVEGDLRREVSLNIKRLIEIGSYRGIRHRRGLPVRGQNSKNNARTRKGPRRTVANKKK
- the infA gene encoding translation initiation factor IF-1 is translated as MAKEDVIEVEGTVIEPLPNAMFRVELENGHKILAHVSGKIRMHFIRILPGDKVTVELSPYDLTRGRITYRYK